A portion of the Carassius auratus strain Wakin unplaced genomic scaffold, ASM336829v1 scaf_tig00216612, whole genome shotgun sequence genome contains these proteins:
- the LOC113098686 gene encoding uncharacterized protein LOC113098686, whose translation MTSKKTFKFQRTIYSTAEHCCVPLCQASSKYNSLLSFHTFPSDAEIRRKWLVAIRRDKFTVTPHTRVCSRHFNKDDVREPLSETGRRLLNKGAVPALFEWNNFTLPTSRPGVWERRERPPPMTEDDGDAGEKADIPMDHDYASASDPAVVDLALDDNMSLRDEILKLREHVEKLTMNQRFGIHRFAASDKDIRFFTRFASYDLLMRFWALIEPSLPNMVSVTQAQRGTFTEPSSTVTRFLQPIDEMFMFLNYLALGSKQRDLADRYGVHQSTVSRIITTWSNFLYTVLGSVRIWIPEEKIRAHLPAEFKDYADTTVILDCTELRCQCPSSPLLQSEMFSAYKSHCTLKGLLGVAPHGAVTFISQLYAGSISDKQITRESGILSLLRPGMAIMVDRGFLVDDLVPCKIYRPAFLSGRSQMSACEVRETQAIARLRVHVERLIRRVKEHKFFDTEIPLRLFGNINQLYTVACLLTNYENGPLVKAWAKKPE comes from the exons ATGACTAGTAAGAAAACGTTCAAATTTCAGCGAACCATCTATAGTACAGCCGAGCATTGTTGTGTGCCTCTGTGTCAAGCTTCGAGCAAGTACAACAGTTTACTTAGTTTTCATACATTTCCATCTGACGCGGAAATCAGGCGAAAATGGCTTGTAGCTATCCGGAGGGACAAATTCACAGTTACTCCCCATACCCGAGTATGTAGCCGACATTTTAACAAGGATGATGTTCGTGAGCCCTTATCAGAGACGGGGAGGCGGCTATTAAACAAGGGAGCTGTCCCAGCACTGTTTGAGTGGAACAATTTCACCCTTCCCACTTCACGACCGGGGGTGTGGGAGAGGAGAGAGCGTCCGCCTCCGATGACGGAGGATGACGGCGACGCAGGCGAGAAAGCTGATATCCCTATGGACCACGACTACGCTTCGGCTTCAGATCCTGCAGTTGTTGATTTAGCCCTTGATGACAACATGTCTCTCAGAGATGAGATTCTCAAGCTGAGGGAACACGTCGAGAAGCTGACAATGAATCAGCGCTTTGGAATTCATCGTTTTGCTGCCTCAGACAAGGACATACGTTTTTTCACAAG atttgcatCCTATGACCTGCTGATGAGATTCTGGGCCTTAATAGAGCCATCACTGCCAAATATGGTCAGTGTGACACAAGCACAGAGAGGCACCTTTACAGAGCCAAGTTCCACTGTA ACTCGTTTCCTGCAGCCCATTGATGAGATGTTCATGTTTCTCAATTACCTGGCACTGGGTTCAAAACAGCGTGATCTTGCTGACCGGTATGGAGTCCACCAGTCCACAGTCAGTCGGATCATTACAACATGGAGCAACTTTCTGTACACTGTGCTAGGGTCTGTGAGGATCTGGATACCAGAGGAGAAAATAAGGGCACATCTGCCAGCTGAGTTTAAGGACTATGCAGACACTACAGTCATCCTGGACTGCACAGAGCTAAGGTGCCAGTGCCCTTCATCACCTCTTCTCCAAAGTGAAATGTTCTCAGCATACAAGTCCCACTGTACTCTCAAAGGGCTGCTTGGAGTGGCTCCTCATGGGGCGGTCACATTTATTTCTCAACTGTACGCTGGTTCCATCAGTGACAAACAGATCACGCGTGAGTCTGGAATTCTCTCCCTTTTGAGACCTGGAATGGCCATCATGGTCGACCGAGGTTTTCTGGTTGATGACCTTGTACCTTGCAAGATTTATAGGCCAGCATTTCTCTCTGGAAGATCCCAGATGTCTGCCTGTGAGGTCAGGGAGACCCAAGCAATTGCACGCCTCAGGGTGCATGTTGAGCGCCTCATACGGCGTGTTAAGGAACACAAGTTCTTTGACACAGAGATTCCACTTCGGCTTTTTGGCAACATTAATCAGCTGTATACTGTTGCATGTCTTCTGACGAACTATGAAAACGGGCCTCTTGTAAAGGCTTGGGCAAAGAAGCCAGAGTAG
- the LOC113098687 gene encoding uncharacterized protein LOC113098687 — protein MVILSARPKERKLMEGIRSNLYKGVSSALPELSTLRVDEVYHDVPSDVAPLITTMAMDINVPLVDSAFGKVQEGSVLSYHMPAKRVPKTCPHTDAPSPPQLPLQGYRLGPATCSFVCTEHQQHHMMSLETTLENAHKIANSTKEQSSCIEWHQLRRPRITSSKFREVCHTRAQSSAENLAKRLLRPSHQTADMRRGLDMEPAAVEEYCRVREVNHYPCGFLIHPDAPWMGSSPDGIVYDPKGQTVFGLVEIKCPNVASYVDCPYIKISEGTHTLRKSHSYFWQIQGQMLISGLDWCDFVVYTQEDMFIQRIPRDNEITKTMKVKIDFFYFYCYLFASLNN, from the exons ATGGTGATTCTTTCAGCCAGACCCAAGGAACGAAAACTGATGGAAGGCATTAg GAGCAACTTGTATAAGGGTGTCAGTTCAGCTCTGCCTGAACTTTCCACACTCAGGGTGGATGAAGTCTACCATGATGTTCCAAGTGATGTGGCTCCACTGATAACAACTATGGCTATGGACATTAATGTTCCTCTGGTTGACTCTGCATTTGGAAAAGTGCAAGAAGGAAGTGTGTTATCCTATCATATGCCAGCAAAAAGAGTTCCAAAAACCTGTCCCCACACAGATGCTCCTTCTCCCCCACAGCTGCCACTTCAGGGTTACAGGCTGGGACCCGCTACCTGCTCTTTTGTCTGCACTGAACATCAGCAGCACCACATGATGTCCCTGGAAACAACATTAGAGAACGCACACAAAATTGCCAACAGCACAAAAGAGCAGAGTTCCTGCATCGAGTGGCACCAACTGAGGCGGCCCCGCATCACCTCCTCCAAGTTCAGAGAGGTATGTCACACCAGGGCACAGAGCTCTGCTGAAAATCTTGCCAAAAGACTTCTGAGACCTAGCCATCAGACTGCCGACATGAGGAGGGGGCTTGACATGGAACCTGCAGCAGTAGAGGAGTACTGCAGAGTAAGGGAGGTTAACCACTATCCCTGCGGCTTTCTTATCCACCCTGATGCACCCTGGATGGGGTCATCACCTGATGGCATTGTGTACGATCCAAAGGGGCAGACAGTGTTTGGCCTTGTTGAAATTAAATGCCCCAATGTTGCAAGCTATGTTGACTGCCCATATATTAAGATCAGTGAGGGCACACACACATTAAGGAAATCTCATTCCTACTTTTGGCAAATCCAGGGCCAGATGTTGATTTCTGGTTTAGACTGGTGTGACTTTGTTGTCTACACACAGGAGGACATGTTTATTCAGAGGATTCCCAGAGACAATGAAATCACAAAAACAATGAAAgtaaaaattgattttttttatttttattgttacctCTTTGCTTCCCTAAATAATTAG